Proteins encoded by one window of Streptomyces sp. NBC_01571:
- a CDS encoding phosphatase PAP2 family protein: protein MKRADTADLAGSTAVGSLVAFVLLTLVVTGRDGGTLFGDDALGTWSAGHRPAVALALARAVTYTGTGLVPYALVVLAGAVAGRTARERILRALACLGCLATAQTVRYAVMTLVARPRPAAAGWATHASGWSFPSGHTTTSAVSGGLLVLALLARAPRSGRPLALVVGCWSVLVGLSRVYLGVHWFSDVLGGWLFALCWLSLTVYVVARFVPPRHSSIAALRPRPDALTTEERRNEPHPRRKIPPRSPP from the coding sequence GTGAAGCGCGCGGACACGGCCGACCTCGCGGGATCGACCGCGGTGGGGAGCCTGGTCGCCTTCGTGCTGCTCACCCTGGTCGTCACCGGCCGGGACGGCGGCACGCTCTTCGGCGACGACGCCCTCGGCACCTGGTCGGCCGGCCACCGCCCGGCCGTCGCCCTGGCCCTGGCCCGCGCGGTCACGTACACCGGGACGGGCCTCGTGCCGTACGCCCTGGTCGTGCTGGCCGGCGCCGTCGCGGGGCGCACGGCGCGGGAGCGGATCCTCCGCGCCCTCGCCTGTCTCGGCTGCCTCGCCACCGCCCAGACCGTGCGGTACGCCGTGATGACCCTGGTCGCCCGCCCCCGTCCCGCCGCCGCGGGGTGGGCCACGCACGCGTCCGGCTGGTCCTTCCCCTCGGGGCACACCACCACGTCCGCCGTCAGCGGCGGGCTGCTGGTCCTCGCGCTGCTCGCGAGGGCCCCGCGCAGCGGACGGCCCCTCGCCCTGGTCGTGGGCTGCTGGTCCGTCCTCGTGGGGCTGAGCCGGGTCTATCTGGGCGTCCACTGGTTCTCCGACGTCCTCGGCGGCTGGCTGTTCGCCCTGTGCTGGCTGAGCCTCACCGTCTACGTCGTCGCCCGCTTCGTCCCGCCCAGGCACTCCTCCATAGCGGCACTCCGTCCCCGCCCCGATGCCCTGACGACGGAAGAGCGCCGCAATGAGCCCCACCCCCGCCGCAAGATCCCCCCTCGGTCTCCTCCGTAG
- a CDS encoding DinB family protein: MHAKDILVDAFGRIQEDVHAAVEGLPPETLNARPAQDANSLSWLVWHLTRVQDDHVADAAGLDQVWLTQGWEKRFGLDLPRQDTGYGHTPRKVAEVRVESGDLLLGYYDAVHDQTLAFLRGLTAADLDRVVDERWTPAVTLGVRLVSVLADDLEHVGQAAYVRGLLQSAAS, encoded by the coding sequence ATGCATGCAAAGGACATCCTCGTCGACGCGTTCGGCCGTATCCAGGAAGACGTCCATGCCGCCGTCGAGGGACTCCCCCCGGAGACCCTCAACGCGCGGCCGGCGCAGGACGCCAACTCCCTGTCTTGGCTGGTATGGCATCTCACCCGGGTCCAGGACGACCACGTCGCCGATGCCGCCGGGCTCGACCAGGTCTGGCTGACGCAGGGCTGGGAGAAGCGGTTCGGGCTCGATCTGCCCCGCCAGGACACGGGGTACGGTCACACGCCCCGGAAGGTGGCCGAGGTCCGGGTGGAGTCGGGTGACCTGCTGCTCGGGTACTACGACGCCGTGCACGATCAGACCCTGGCCTTCCTGCGCGGGCTGACCGCCGCGGATCTCGACCGTGTCGTGGACGAGCGCTGGACCCCGGCGGTCACCCTCGGCGTACGGCTGGTGAGCGTCCTGGCCGACGATCTGGAGCATGTCGGCCAGGCCGCCTACGTCCGCGGGCTCCTTCAGAGCGCGGCTTCGTAA
- a CDS encoding sodium-dependent transporter produces the protein MSPTPAARSPLGLLRSHLGWAVGAAYLAAATVSAPGLWLRRPHTIGDGGILEVALRAPHCLLSLVLFTAGLQVPVHGLRALLTRPTALLTGLVLHLLAPLLIIPGVAFALHRTPDSDGGSGLIAAMILIVSMPVAAGATVWTSRGEADQPTTVGLVLVSTIVGPLTIPVTMTALCPLLRGGYAEALAGAARTAGHGFALTGVLLPCGAGILSRLVLPARPLRLLLAAAPPASLLGSLLLTYINASGVLGPFVARPEPVLMAAALVVAALVCGLSFGLGRITARVMRLDTSAGASVTLACGMNNSSASAVLVTTALPDRPHVLLPVLAYSLLQKVAAGRVVRAGAGKRARP, from the coding sequence ATGAGCCCCACCCCCGCCGCAAGATCCCCCCTCGGTCTCCTCCGTAGCCACCTCGGCTGGGCCGTCGGGGCCGCCTACCTCGCCGCCGCGACCGTGTCGGCGCCGGGTCTGTGGCTGCGCCGCCCGCACACGATCGGCGACGGCGGAATCCTCGAGGTCGCCTTACGGGCACCGCACTGCCTGCTGTCCCTGGTGCTGTTCACCGCCGGCCTCCAGGTGCCGGTCCACGGACTGCGGGCCCTGCTCACCCGGCCCACCGCGCTGCTGACCGGCCTCGTCCTCCACCTGCTCGCACCCCTGCTGATCATCCCGGGCGTGGCCTTCGCGCTGCACCGGACCCCGGACAGCGACGGCGGCAGCGGACTGATCGCGGCGATGATCCTGATCGTCTCGATGCCCGTGGCGGCCGGTGCCACCGTGTGGACGAGCAGAGGCGAGGCCGACCAGCCGACCACCGTCGGCCTCGTGCTGGTGTCCACGATCGTCGGCCCGCTCACGATCCCGGTCACCATGACGGCCCTGTGTCCCCTGCTGCGCGGCGGCTACGCGGAAGCGCTCGCGGGGGCCGCCCGGACCGCCGGGCACGGCTTCGCGCTGACCGGGGTCCTGCTCCCGTGCGGTGCCGGAATCCTGTCCCGGCTCGTCCTGCCCGCCCGCCCCCTGCGCCTGCTGCTCGCCGCGGCACCCCCCGCCTCCCTGCTCGGCTCGCTGCTGCTCACGTACATCAACGCCAGCGGCGTCCTCGGCCCCTTCGTCGCCCGTCCGGAGCCGGTGCTGATGGCGGCCGCGCTGGTCGTCGCCGCCCTCGTGTGCGGACTGTCGTTCGGCCTCGGCCGGATCACCGCCCGCGTGATGCGCCTGGACACTTCGGCGGGTGCCTCGGTGACGCTGGCCTGCGGGATGAACAACAGCAGCGCGAGCGCGGTCCTCGTCACCACGGCGCTGCCCGACCGGCCCCACGTCCTGCTGCCGGTGCTGGCCTACAGCCTGCTGCAGAAGGTGGCCGCGGGCCGCGTCGTGCGGGCCGGGGCCGGGAAGCGCGCCCGCCCATGA
- a CDS encoding adenosine deaminase yields MTAPRIDTIRRLPKAVLHDHLDGGLRPDTLVELAATVGHTLPTTDPRALAAWYYEAANSGDLVRYIATFEHTLAVMQTREGLLRTAEEYVLDLAEDGVVYGEVRYAPELMVSGGLTLPEVVETVQEGLAAGMAKAATAGTPVRVGTLLCGMRMFDRTREIADLAVAFRDSGVVGFDIAGAEDGFPPADHLAAFEHLRRESVPFTIHAGEAHGLPSIHQALQVCGAQRIGHGVRITEDIVDGKLGRLAGWVRDRRIALEMCPTSNLQTGAATSIADHPITALRDLGFRVTLNTDNRLVSGTTMTREMSLLVEEAGWSVEDLRTVTVNALKSAFIPFDERAALIRDVVLPGYEAAL; encoded by the coding sequence ATGACCGCGCCCCGCATCGACACCATCCGCCGTCTCCCCAAGGCGGTGCTGCACGACCACCTCGACGGCGGTCTGCGCCCGGACACCCTCGTGGAGCTCGCCGCGACCGTCGGCCACACGCTGCCCACCACCGACCCGCGCGCGCTCGCCGCCTGGTACTACGAGGCCGCCAACTCCGGTGACCTGGTGCGCTACATAGCCACCTTCGAGCACACCCTCGCCGTGATGCAGACCCGCGAGGGCCTGCTGCGCACCGCCGAGGAGTACGTGCTCGACCTGGCCGAGGACGGCGTTGTCTACGGCGAGGTCCGGTACGCGCCCGAGCTGATGGTGAGCGGCGGGCTGACCCTGCCCGAGGTCGTCGAGACCGTGCAGGAGGGCCTCGCCGCCGGTATGGCCAAGGCCGCCACCGCGGGCACCCCGGTCCGGGTCGGCACGCTGCTGTGCGGGATGCGCATGTTCGACCGCACCCGCGAGATCGCCGACCTCGCGGTGGCGTTCCGGGACAGCGGGGTCGTCGGCTTCGACATCGCCGGCGCCGAGGACGGCTTCCCGCCCGCCGACCACCTGGCCGCGTTCGAGCATCTGCGCCGTGAGAGCGTGCCCTTCACCATCCACGCCGGCGAGGCCCACGGACTGCCCAGCATCCACCAGGCCCTCCAGGTCTGCGGCGCCCAGCGCATCGGCCACGGCGTGCGCATCACCGAGGACATCGTCGACGGCAAGCTCGGCCGCCTCGCGGGCTGGGTCCGCGACCGCCGTATCGCCCTGGAGATGTGCCCCACCTCCAACCTCCAGACGGGTGCGGCCACCTCGATCGCCGACCACCCCATCACCGCGCTGCGGGACCTCGGCTTCCGTGTCACCCTCAACACCGACAACCGGCTGGTCTCGGGCACGACGATGACCCGCGAGATGTCGCTGCTCGTCGAGGAGGCGGGCTGGAGCGTCGAGGACCTGCGCACGGTCACGGTGAACGCCCTCAAGAGCGCGTTCATCCCGTTCGACGAGCGTGCGGCGCTCATCCGGGACGTCGTCCTGCCCGGTTACGAAGCCGCGCTCTGA
- a CDS encoding VOC family protein: protein MRRIALVTLVVDDYDEAIRFYTEALGFRLAEDESRPDGSRWVVVEPGTEGAGSGLLLARAKNASQGARVGDQTGGRVGFFLHTDDFARDHARMRAAGVTFLEEPRHEPYGSVVVFQDLYGNRWDLLQPAE from the coding sequence ATGAGACGCATCGCCCTGGTCACCCTCGTCGTCGACGACTACGACGAGGCGATCCGCTTCTACACCGAAGCACTCGGGTTCCGGTTGGCCGAGGACGAGTCCCGACCCGACGGCTCCCGGTGGGTCGTCGTCGAGCCGGGCACGGAGGGCGCCGGCAGCGGACTGCTCCTGGCCCGGGCCAAGAACGCGTCACAGGGCGCCCGGGTCGGCGACCAGACCGGGGGCCGCGTGGGCTTCTTCCTCCACACCGACGACTTCGCCCGCGACCACGCGCGCATGCGTGCCGCCGGAGTGACCTTCCTGGAGGAGCCGCGCCACGAGCCGTACGGCTCGGTCGTCGTCTTCCAGGACCTGTACGGAAACCGCTGGGACCTTCTCCAGCCCGCCGAGTAG